CGCGATGGCTCTTCACCCGCCAGACAAGTGATCGCATATCGCCGTAGTCGATAGGTCCAGTCGCCTGTTCTGCGGATGCAGGTTCTGTAAGCTCCACACCATCAGGAAGGATAAGTTTGGCGCGAACGGCAGGGACCATTTCACCGCCGCGGTTGGTGATCTGGGCGACAACGTCGCATGTCTGTCCCACCCGGGGGAGTGCCGATTTGATGAAAAAGTTTCTTATTTCCAGGTCGGCGGGTCCCGCTGGTTCCTCAGTCAGCTTAAACCATCTGATGCGGAGATGGACGGGCTTCTCGGCGGTCGCTTCGAGCCCCAGGTAAACGATGGGTGGTTGCCAGCCTTTGGCGCCGGCGAGCGGGACATTGTAAACCCGCGGGGCCTTTCCCGGAGTTAAAGGAAACTCCTGCGACTGAAGGCCGTTGACTTTGCCCGATGCCCAGATCAGCCGAGCCATCCCTGGCTCCTCCACAGCCATCTGGAATGCGGCGAAGGCCATCACCTCGGTAACCTCGACGGGCGGCGCGACCAGACGGGAACCGGGTGGCAGAACGACGTGAAGTCCGTCCTCATCCACCCACAATTTGCCGTCACCCTCAATGCTCCAGCCCGCCGGGTTGTCGCGGAAGGTCCAATCGGGAGCGACCGGTTGTGCCCTTGAACCGAGTTCAATAATGTGAATAAAGTCGATGCGATATTCCGCGGGCTCCTGGCCCCCTTGCAGACCGGGAAGATCAAACCGCAGACGCAGGAGTTGCCCCTCGGCCTGCCAGAATGGACGAACGCGGTAGGTATGCCAACCGGCGCTGACGTGAAACGGGGTGTGTTTTTCGGGGGAAAAACCGCCATATTGCGTTTTGGTGGTGTTGGTCCAGAAGAACTCGGCGGTTCCATCGCGTGGGGCCCACAACCGAATTTCGATGACCTGAGTGGGGGTTGTCGCCAATGGCGGATCGAAAACCTCGTGGACGAGGATTGGATCCCAGTCCACCACTGTGGTGCGCAAGACGCCCTCTGCCACCTGCGTGTCCCGGAGATGCCCTCCCGGGCTCCAGCCCTGCAGATTGCCCGGCTCATCGAAATTCCATTCCCGCAACACCTCCTCGCCATTCGCGGCAGAAACTCCCGAAGCAATAACCAAACTTCCCAGCGAAAGGATCGTGAAAAGCCAGCGCGCACACCGAACTGCCATCATGGTGGAACTCCAAAGAAAAAGCCCGGGCTGTCTGCTCGGTGTTTTTGACAAAGAACATTCGGTTGCGCGGTCCCATTTTAACAGCATGGTTGCAGCGAGGCAAAGAATCGCGAAGAGGGGCGTCTTCCGCGGCGTTCGACGAACCCCGGAGAGGCACGCTTGTCCGCCGGGTGAGAGGAAATGGATGATCCAACGTTACTCGGCAGACCTGACAAGCAGGTCCCTCCGAAGAAATCGTTCGGAGGGGCACGCTTGTCGTGCCCGGGGAATAACAATGGATAATCCAACATCAGGGAGCGGACGTGACAAGCACGTCCCTCCGACAAACGGACGTGACAGGCACGTCCCTCCGACAAGCGGACCTGACGAGCGGGTCCCTCGGAGAAACGGACCTGACAAGCAGGTCCCTCGGAAAGGCGGACGTGACACCTGAAGCTTTGCGTCGCGAGCTCAAGCGTTCTGCCCAGGGATGGTCGCCCGCCTGGATACTTCCTTCTGTTCCTGTGCGGGATCCCCGGCGGCGTTTTTTCTCGCCCAGGTATTCAGAAGGGACGAAACACGCGATTCCAGCTCGTCGATCATCCGCAAGACTTCGTCATGGCGTTCGTCCAGCGATTCGAGAAGCCGTAATTGCTCATCCACCGTCAGAGAGCCGCCAAGCTGCGCCAGAATGCCCTGCGAGCGCGACAGGGCCGTATTGGAACGAATCATGGGCGTCCCCTTCATCTCGGAGCCGTCTGGTGCTTCGTCTCGTCAGCAACGGTAAAAATCGTCAGGGGGAAAGTCCGATGATCGAAAGAGACACTGAAATTACGGTCATGCGGATTGAGAAAAATGCGCAAGCAACAAAAAATAGGAACATCATCGTCAGGTAACCCACAGATTGGCGGCATTTTTCCCCAAAGTCGAGGGAAGAATATTCGAGCGTATTCTCCTAGCGGGGCTGCTGGACAAGACCCTCGTGGGCGGCTACCATCAAAGCTGGATGTGGCTGGGGCGTAGCCCTCAAAAATGGTTCCCGCTCGACAAATGCCCACAAGGGGCCTTCTGTCCGGGATAAATAATTGATATGCGGGACGACCAGCGCTTGGTTGACCCGCTCTGGTGTTTTTCTGTGGTTTGGGATGGTTGCCAAAGGCTGTTGGTGTTCGTTTTTGATAGAAAGGAGGTTACCGGGTGGTCAAACTGATCCTGCGTGAAGGCGAGTCGATTCAAGAAGCTGTTCGTCGGTTTCGTAAGCTGGTAGAACGAGCGGGAATCAAAAGGGAGATGCGGCGCCGGGAATACTACGAAAAGCCCAGTGAAATCCGGCGCCGGGCACGGTTGCGGGCGGAGCGGCGTGCCCGCCGGGCGAGGATGCTCATGATGGGTCGGTGAGTTACCTCGCCTGCCTCGCGAATAGCTGAGAATCGATACGATTTCACGCGGATCGGCGGCATAACTGGTAACTTCGGCCGTCGGCGGGGGAATTTCTGCATTTCCCCGCCGCGTTCTGTTTATAATGGCAGTTGCCCTCTGGCTGTTATGCCGAATAGCGCTCGACTGACCCAATTTGCCAATTTTTCGCCAGCCTGACCCAGCGTTCATGAATGCCTGTATTCGTTCGTGGAAGTGGCATATTCTCTTCTCCGCCGGTTGCCTGGCGCTTGCATTGTTTTACCCATCTGAGCTGCCTGCCCGTGAAGCCGGTGTCTCCAATCCTCAGCCGAGCCCGGCGGTCGTGGCGAATCTTGCCCCTTTTCCAGGCCAAGTGACGGTCCAGGATGCCACGGGGGAAGGTGTTTTAACGGCTATTTTTCCACCGCGGACGATGGCCACCCTCGTGCTCAGGGAAACGTGCCGGATTTCGGCGACCGGGCAGTTGCCACCGACCGCCACTTCGTCTCGATGCGAGGAAGTCATCGGTCCGGGCAGCCTGGGGATTCTGTACGTGGTGGGTCAGCCTGAAAAGCCAACGTTCCAGATGGCGGTGGTCACCCCTCAGAGTGACCCCTCTGCCCTCGCACGGGTTTTAACCACAGCCTCTTCGGCCCTCGACCAGCAAGCGATGACCCAATTCATCACCGGCGGATACACGTCCCTGGGAGTTGTCTGGGAGCCAAATCTTCGCCCTCGGAAGCTCCTGGTGCCCGTCAAGATTCTTGTGGACGACGAAGAGCCGGCGGCCCGACGGATATGGGAAGCTCGGCTTCGGGCACGCATTGCCGCGGTCAACGACATCCTTGGCCGATTCTGCCCGATCCAGCTAAACGTTGTCGCGGCAGAAACATGGCGATCAAATGACAAATTGGCCTCACTGGAGGACGGTTATCAGCAGTTCGTAACCACGGTGGATCCCCTCCCCGGCACGCTGGCGATTGGCTTTGCGTCCCAATGGGCGAGCCAGAAACAAGCGGCAACCTTGGGGACTTGCGCCGGGCCGTTCAGTCGCCACATCCTGCTCCGCGAACATGGCCCCGCAATCACAGAGACAGAGCGGGTGGAGATGCTTCTCCACGAACTGGGCCACGTGTTCGGTGCGGTCCATATCGCGGATACGGATTCCCTCATGCGACCCAAATTGGAAAACCGCCGGGCACGGGATCGGCAATTCCTGTTAGGATTCGATCCTGTCAACACGCTCGTCATGAACATGGTGGCGGGTGAACTTCTCCAAAGGAAAACACGCTGGGAAGATTTCTCCGAGCACACCAGAGGCAGCCTCCTTTTCTGCTATCGCGCCCTGGTAGCGGCGGAGGAATCGGACGAGACCGCCTCACTCCTGATAGAACGGCTGGAGCAGGTGTCGCGCCAGCAGGCGCCTTTGGTGGCGGGCGTCGAACCCGGCCAAGCCACGGACGATACTCCTTCCGGAGATCTGCGAGAGTCCTCCGATCAGCCCCCGACGAGGTCTCCGGCAGTTGATCTGGCTCACGGAGCTCCCGCGCCTGAACCGCCGGGAGAAACGAGATCTTCCATAAAGCCGGCGACGCCCGAAGCAACGGCGGGATTGGAAAGACCGACAACTCCTCAGGAACATCAATCCGGCAGGGAGGCAAGGGAAAAAACGGGCACTGCCTCCACGCCGCCAACAGGGTCGACCGATGTCTTTCCTCCGCCAGCCCCACCGGAAGAATCGCTGGCTGCCGCCCGCTGGGTGATCCAGGCTGTGGTGGCAGAATGGGATCCGGCGGCCGTACCGGTCAGTGGCCCTCGGCCGATGGGGGACGCTGTGATGGAGATGCTCGTTCGAAAAGCGGCGGAAGTGGCTCAGCAAATTCCTGCCCAAAGCGCCACGCAGCGCTCCGCGTTTCTGAGAGCCCTGGCAGTCCTCGTAGATGATTCGATTTTTCTGCGGGAGCAACCGGGGCTGGGAGTTGTCTGGGCGAAACTGGAGACTGAGGCAGAGCGACAGCGTCGGTTGGCGCGAATACCCCTGCCGACAATTGAAGGCCGACACGACTGGGCCCAGCACTTCGGTGTGTCTGCGGCCTTGACTGACCTGTTGGGAGCAGGACCCGCTCGAAGCCTGGGCCTGGCCAAAGAATGGCGAGATGCACAGGGGGACTCCGGTTTCAGTTTTACCGACCTCGCCGCGGATTACGCGGGTGTTGTCTTCGCCGAGGCAGTCCAGAGCGGGAGAATTTCCCTCGCGGAGTTGGCTGAGAACTTCACACTGCCGGCCTATGTCCCCCCGCTGTCACGGTATCCGGAGGAAATTTCCTTCCCGCGGATGATCCGCGAGTACGGCGGGTTTTTCGGCGAACGCACCCGGGCAATCGTCCGGGAAATCGAGGACGCCATCGGATCTCTCCCGGCTTACAGGAGAAGTCCGTGAGGACTTTTCCGCGGTTGTTTCCCGCAGCGGAACACACTCTTCGGTACCCCAACGCGAAGCGAGCATCCCACGTCCGTGTCATATCACCCCACCACATATACGTAGACCATCAGGGGGCCGCAGCCAAGCGTCTATACCATAGGAAGTGGGTATTAACCCACTGGATAGTGGTTGTGCAGGCTGCCATTCTGACACAGATTGCCGGTTAATGCGGAGAACCGTCCGGCGATCCGGTCAGATTTCCTGGTCGTAACATATTAATGAGAGACAAGTTACGACAGACATCGCGTTACTGCACCAATGGCACAAGGTTTGCTTGCAAGTGAATTTGGGAGGTTTCTGCAGGTTCCGAATGGTCCTTCGCAACGCGTAGTGAAAAACGGGTGGAGGCCACGCGGAATGACTCCTGAACAGCGGCGAACGATTCTGGTGACGAGGCGCTTACGGGAGGCTGCGGGCTACCTCGAATTGGGTCTGGTGGATCAGGCACTCCAGTGCCTGGAAATCGAGGATCTTGGCCCGTGGGAGGGGCCGGTCAGCATGTTCAAAGGGCAGATTCTGGCTTCTCAAGGCCGTTACCTGGATGCGGCAGCGGCCTTCGAGCGGGCCGCTCAGGTATTCCCACCTCCCCACGATCGCCTCGCCTGGTACACGCTCAGTCAGTGTCTCCGGCAGGCGGGAGACACCGTTCGCGCTATCCAGGTGCTGGGACGCGCCCGGGGCGCTTACCCGCGGCAGTACTTTTTCCCCACCGGAGGCGAAGTGTGAGGAGCACGACGTTCCCTTACCGCGGATAGCGTTCGCCCTGGAAATAAACTCGCTGAATTCTCAAAACCGGTTGATCTTCAATCCGAACCATGCCGCTTTCCACCCATGAAGCGGCTTTTTTTGTGCGCTCTGATCTCGGAAAAAGTTGGTCATTGACGAGATCGTCAGTCAATTCAAAAAGGATGAACTCCGGGCATGCGCCCACCTGAAAAACGGCAGGCGGCAGCCCCAGCAGGGCTCGGGGATTGACCGAGGCCATCCGAAACGCGTCGGCCACAGTGCAACCGGTCAAACGGATGGCGTTGACGATCCCGGTAATGACGGGTTGCGCGGCACCCGCAAGGAGTTGCCGCTGCCCAGCCACTACAAGCCGTCCTTCGGGAAGCATTTCGACTTCCCCGAGAGGAGTCCGATAAATCCCTGCTGGCATACCGGCCAGAGCAGTTACATCGCTGACAAGAATGGACCTCGTGATCCCCTTGGCCCGAAGGGCCACAATCATAAAGTCTTGCGGCAGGTGGTGGCCATCGAAGATGAAGCTCGCCCAGAGCCGGTCCTCGGCAAGCTGATACCAAAGATAATTGGGATGCCTCGGCAGCATGAGGTGACAACCGTTCCCCAAATGCGTGCTGAGTTGAGCACCCGCCAACACTGCGTCTTCCAGTTGCCTAGCCGTTGCAGCGGTATGTCCGATGGCGACGATCACTCCGTTGGCCACGGCCCTTTCGATGAAAGGCACAGCTTCGGGATACTCGGGCGAAAGGGTGATCAAGCGGATGAGACCGGTGGCGGCTTCCTGCAACTGGCAGAACTCTTCCCAATCTGGCGGACGAACGTGTTCTCGGGGATGGGCGCCACGTGGGCCATCCTCGGGGCTGATGTAGGGGCCTTCCAGGTGGATGCCGGGAATCGCCCGGGCCAAAGGTGGATATTCGTTCACAGCCTGAGCGATGGTCCGAACGGCGTTGATCATTACTTCCCGACTGTGGGTGGTGATGGTCGGGAGAAACCGCGTCACGCCGGTCGTGAACATCTTTTCCGCCACGGCCCAGACGTCTTCAGGCGAAACGTCGGGAGCCGTGAAATCATGGCCGCCGTAGCCGTTCACCTGAATGTCGCAGAGACCGGGGGCAATCCACGGTAACCGGTCATCCGATACTTCTCGGGACCCGGCGGTTTCGCGTTCCAGGGAGACGATGCGATCCTCCTTGATCGTGAGGGCCACGAT
This is a stretch of genomic DNA from Thermogutta terrifontis. It encodes these proteins:
- the rpsU gene encoding 30S ribosomal protein S21; translated protein: MVKLILREGESIQEAVRRFRKLVERAGIKREMRRREYYEKPSEIRRRARLRAERRARRARMLMMGR
- a CDS encoding tetratricopeptide repeat protein produces the protein MTPEQRRTILVTRRLREAAGYLELGLVDQALQCLEIEDLGPWEGPVSMFKGQILASQGRYLDAAAAFERAAQVFPPPHDRLAWYTLSQCLRQAGDTVRAIQVLGRARGAYPRQYFFPTGGEV
- a CDS encoding N-acetylglucosamine-6-phosphate deacetylase — protein: MSMADSTERIVARDVVSGGIVALTIKEDRIVSLERETAGSREVSDDRLPWIAPGLCDIQVNGYGGHDFTAPDVSPEDVWAVAEKMFTTGVTRFLPTITTHSREVMINAVRTIAQAVNEYPPLARAIPGIHLEGPYISPEDGPRGAHPREHVRPPDWEEFCQLQEAATGLIRLITLSPEYPEAVPFIERAVANGVIVAIGHTAATARQLEDAVLAGAQLSTHLGNGCHLMLPRHPNYLWYQLAEDRLWASFIFDGHHLPQDFMIVALRAKGITRSILVSDVTALAGMPAGIYRTPLGEVEMLPEGRLVVAGQRQLLAGAAQPVITGIVNAIRLTGCTVADAFRMASVNPRALLGLPPAVFQVGACPEFILFELTDDLVNDQLFPRSERTKKAASWVESGMVRIEDQPVLRIQRVYFQGERYPR